A genomic stretch from Pseudoliparis swirei isolate HS2019 ecotype Mariana Trench chromosome 18, NWPU_hadal_v1, whole genome shotgun sequence includes:
- the kcnab2a gene encoding voltage-gated potassium channel subunit beta-2 isoform X3 → MQVSLVCTGHHGGVSRTTEDRLNRQNANSPNTGTRSKFRAVAMVARSLGQLSVQSVPTSSEQSMMTGMKYRNLGKSGLRVSCLGLGTWVTFGGQITDETAEQLMTLAYDNGINLFDTAEVYAAGKAEVVLGNIIKKKGWRRSTLVITTKIFWGGKAETERGLSRKHIIEGLKASLERMQLEYVDVVFANRPDPNTPMEETVRAMTYVINQGMAMYWGTSRWSPMEIMEAYSVARQFNQIPPICEQAEYHMFQREKVEVQLPELFNKIGVGAMTWSPLACGIISGKYDGRVPPYSRASLKGYQWLKDKILSEEGRRQQAKLKELQAIAERLGCTLPQLAIAWCLRNEGVSSVLLGASSTEQLMENIGAIQVLPKLSTSITHEVDSILGNKPYSKKDYRS, encoded by the exons ATGCAGGTGTCATTGGTGTGCACGGGCCACCATGGGGGGGTGAGCCGCACCACGGAAGACCGGCTAAACCGACAGAATGCCAACAGCCCCAACACAGGCACCCGCAGCAAGTTCAGAGCAGTGGCAATGGTGGCTCGCAGTCTTGGACAGCTCTCTGTTCAGAGTGTGCCTACCTCCAGCGAGCAAAGCATGATGACTGGCATGAAGTATAG AAACCTTGGGAAGTCAGGTCTGCGGGTGTCCTGCCTCGGATTAG GAACATGGGTGACGTTCGGTGGACAGATAACGGATGAG ACGGCTGAGCAGCTGATGACTCTGGCCTATGACAATGGCATCAATCTGTTTGACACAGCGGAAGTCTACGCTGCTGGGAA GGCAGAGGTGGTGCTCGGAAACATCATAAAGAAGAAAGGATGGAG acgTTCAACTCTGGTGATAACAACAAAGATCTTCTGGGGTGGAAA agcggAGACCGAAAGAGGTTTATCCCGAAAACACATTATAGAAG GTTTAAAAGCTTCTCTAGAAAGAATGCAGCTAGAATACGTGGATGTGGTTTTTGCGAACAGACCGGACCCTAATACACCTATGGAAG AAACGGTTCGAGCAATGACCTATGTGATAAACCAAGGCATGGCCATGTACTGGGGAACATCTCGCTGGAGCCCAATGGAGATAATG GAAGCGTACTCTGTGGCGCGACAGTTCAACCAGATCCCTCCCATCTGCGAGCAGGCCGAGTACCACATGTTCCAGCGGGAGAAGGTGGAGGTGCAGCTACCGGAGCTCTTCAATAAGATAG GTGTGGGGGCCATGACGTGGTCACCGCTGGCCTGTGGGATCATCTCAGGGAAATACGACGGCCGGGTGCCGCCCTATTCTCGGGCCTCCCTGAAG GGTTACCAGTGGTTGAAGGACAAGATCTTGAGTGAGGAGGGCCGGCGTCAGCAGGCGAAGTTGAAAGAGCTGCAGGCAATCGCGGAGCGGCTGGGCTGCACTCTGCCCCAACTCGCCATCG CGTGGTGCCTACGGAACGAGGGGGTGAGCTCCGTCCTCTTAGGGGCGTCCAGCACCGAGCAGCTGATGGAGAACATTGGAGCGATTCAG GTTCTTCCAAAGTTGTCAACGTCCATCACACACGAGGTGGACAGCATCCTGGGAAACAAGCCGTACAGTAAAAAGGACTACCGCTCCTAA
- the kcnab2a gene encoding voltage-gated potassium channel subunit beta-2 isoform X2, translating to MYPESTTDSPARLSLRQSGSPGMNYRNLGKSGLRVSCLGLGTWVTFGGQITDETAEQLMTLAYDNGINLFDTAEVYAAGKAEVVLGNIIKKKGWRRSTLVITTKIFWGGKAETERGLSRKHIIEGLKASLERMQLEYVDVVFANRPDPNTPMEETVRAMTYVINQGMAMYWGTSRWSPMEIMEAYSVARQFNQIPPICEQAEYHMFQREKVEVQLPELFNKIGVGAMTWSPLACGIISGKYDGRVPPYSRASLKGYQWLKDKILSEEGRRQQAKLKELQAIAERLGCTLPQLAIAWCLRNEGVSSVLLGASSTEQLMENIGAIQVLPKLSTSITHEVDSILGNKPYSKKDYRS from the exons AAACCTTGGGAAGTCAGGTCTGCGGGTGTCCTGCCTCGGATTAG GAACATGGGTGACGTTCGGTGGACAGATAACGGATGAG ACGGCTGAGCAGCTGATGACTCTGGCCTATGACAATGGCATCAATCTGTTTGACACAGCGGAAGTCTACGCTGCTGGGAA GGCAGAGGTGGTGCTCGGAAACATCATAAAGAAGAAAGGATGGAG acgTTCAACTCTGGTGATAACAACAAAGATCTTCTGGGGTGGAAA agcggAGACCGAAAGAGGTTTATCCCGAAAACACATTATAGAAG GTTTAAAAGCTTCTCTAGAAAGAATGCAGCTAGAATACGTGGATGTGGTTTTTGCGAACAGACCGGACCCTAATACACCTATGGAAG AAACGGTTCGAGCAATGACCTATGTGATAAACCAAGGCATGGCCATGTACTGGGGAACATCTCGCTGGAGCCCAATGGAGATAATG GAAGCGTACTCTGTGGCGCGACAGTTCAACCAGATCCCTCCCATCTGCGAGCAGGCCGAGTACCACATGTTCCAGCGGGAGAAGGTGGAGGTGCAGCTACCGGAGCTCTTCAATAAGATAG GTGTGGGGGCCATGACGTGGTCACCGCTGGCCTGTGGGATCATCTCAGGGAAATACGACGGCCGGGTGCCGCCCTATTCTCGGGCCTCCCTGAAG GGTTACCAGTGGTTGAAGGACAAGATCTTGAGTGAGGAGGGCCGGCGTCAGCAGGCGAAGTTGAAAGAGCTGCAGGCAATCGCGGAGCGGCTGGGCTGCACTCTGCCCCAACTCGCCATCG CGTGGTGCCTACGGAACGAGGGGGTGAGCTCCGTCCTCTTAGGGGCGTCCAGCACCGAGCAGCTGATGGAGAACATTGGAGCGATTCAG GTTCTTCCAAAGTTGTCAACGTCCATCACACACGAGGTGGACAGCATCCTGGGAAACAAGCCGTACAGTAAAAAGGACTACCGCTCCTAA